The stretch of DNA CGGTTCCATTCCTTTAGAGATTGGAAACTTGACGCACCTTTCCGTACTATATCTAAACGAAAACAAGTTGTCTGGTGAAATTCCTGCCAAACTTGCGGCTTGTTCCGCATTAACAGAACTCATGTTGCAGATAAACTTTTTCCGAGGAAGCATACCTTCGTTCTTTGGCTCTTTAGGATCCCTGGAAATCCTAGACCTTTCTAACAACAACTTCTCAAGCACAATCCCTGTTGAACTACAAAATCTGACTTTTTTGCATGCTTTGAACTTGTCTTTTAACCATCTTTATGGTGAGGTTCCTATAGGAGGAGTCTTTAATAATGTTACAGTAATTTCACTCATTGGAAATAAGGATCTCTGTGGTGGGATACCTCAACTGAACCTTCCTGCATGCTCTAAGTTGCCCTCAAAGAAACGCAAGTGGACGTGTAGAAAGAAACTCATCCTCATCATTGCAATTGAAGTTGGAGTGTATTTGGTTGCTTTTACAGTGTTTATCAGCATCTATTTGTTCAGGAAAAGGCCCAAAACACCATCGACTTCATGTTCTCCTGAAAATGAGTACGTAAAGGTTTCTTATGGAGATCTGCATAAAGCAACCAATGGATTTTCTTCATCCAATTTGGTTGGTTCTGGAGGCTTTGGTTCTGTATATAATGGATATCTTCTCCCTTTCCAAACACCTGTTGCTGTGAAGGTATTGAATCTTGAAACAGTTGGGGCGTCAAAGAGCTTCGCAGCTGAGTGCAAGGCTCTAGGAAGGATCATGCATCGGAATCTTCTCAACATCTTGACTTGTTGTTCAAGTATTGATTATAACGGTAAAGATTTCAAGGCTATAGTTCTCGAGTTCATGCCTAATGGATGTCTAGAAAGTTTGCTGCACGACAAAGTAGAGCCCAAATCTAGAAATTTCAACCTCGACCTTGATCTTGTGGTAAATATTGCTCTTGACGTTGCTAATGCATTGGATTATCTTCATCATGATTCTGAGGAAGCCGTAGTTCACTGTGATATTAAGCCAAGCAATGTTCTTCTTGATGATGACATGGTTGCTCACTTGGGTGATTTTGGGTTAGCAAGACTCCTTCATGTGGCGACGGGAAATTCCAGCAGAGATCAAGTTAGTTCGTCTGCAATTAGAGGAACCATTGGATATGTTCCACCAGGTGCAATGCTTCTCTATCCTTTAAAATGGCTACctctgtgtgtgtgtatatatatatatatatatatatatatatatatatatgtatgtatttaaTTTGTTGTGATAAAAATTGTGTGGAAACAGAGTACGGAACAGGGTGTGGAGTATCAACTAAAGGAGATATCTACAGCTATGGAATTCTTGTGTTGGAAATGATGACAGGAAGGAGACCAACAGATGCAATGTTTGGTGAGGGTGTAAGCCTACACAAATTCTGCCAAGTGGCAATTCCAGAAGGAATAACTGAGATTGTGGATTCACGTTTGGTTGTGGAAACTGGTGAAGAAGGAAGAAGGGTGATGGAAACAGAAATTAGGGAGTGTTTGGTTGACTTAGTTAGGATTGGAGTTAGATGTTGTGCAGAAAAACCTGTTGAGCGAATGGACATAAAAGATGTGGTACTGGAGTTGGATACAATCAAAGAGAGACTGTCACTGAGTCAATAGTTACAATTTTTTAAGTCTTCGTCCATCACTTGTATGTTTTCTTTCACGTGTTAATCTCCTTTCAACTTCTTCAGTTTCTGCTTAGTGGTGTAATTTGTTGTTCAATAATGAAAAAGGCTTTGAAAAAAAGACCTTGAGacagaaaatatttatatatgtgtttCCTAAAACCGAAAATCTttgtttcaaattctttttactgtCCCTGGTCCGGTTTAATTCCAAGTTATATCtgttctatatttatatttatattttccatATCGAGAAAaaaatcatcttcatcttcaaatTCAACATGTATCATATTTTTGTCTCATCTTTATTCCTACTAATTAACGGTAGCATCcacttctttattattttaatattaattaattattttttataaaataataaagaattattaTGAAAGATACATGTAATTATCAAACATTGAATACTAGAATGAGAGTTGTTTCTTTAATATCagatatttagaaaaaaaattaaattatatacattttaaattacgataccaaataaaatttgattagaaccagaacatttataaaatttgcaaatgTTAACGAAAAGtagttcataaaatttaaaaatatttttaaaaaaatttaaaagaaaaaaaaattaattaatttttttaaaatgtttgtttattcaatttttaaattcaatgagAACACTTTCTATATGcaaataaaacttataataaattactttatcaataacacacaaagaacaaagattaaactaataataagaaatttttaatatgaatcTTCCATATagtgaacttcaatatatgtttgATGATAATGAAAAACATTCATGGTAATTACATtaagttattatattataataaataaaaattatttatacaattatagtgataaaattatatatatgataatgagttagaaaataaaataattatataaaaaaaatttaaaatagtattctagatataaaaataaacaaatgtgtgtcttaaaaaCAGTTAAAGAGACATCGAATGAGATCGCACGGAAAACAAATGTGatgagtttatatatattttcatcatatatgggtatatatgggttatggttatagacatggtcattgagagattgtggttctatatagttatatgacattagtcttacacatataagaccttagacaccactttaactccaaaaccttaaggcaatgtccACTGTTgggttttttatatatatattttttcatatggtTTGGTTTATAGTCATAGGCATGGTTATGGCATgatcattgagagattgtggttctatatagttatatgacattagtcttacacgtataagaccttagacatcactttaaccccaaaaccttaagataatGTTATTATGAGTcgttattcttatatagtgtttaattttgtcttttctatccaatgtgagacttttttgactcacacttggactattcccaacaaatgtataattaagagtatgataagataaaaaatgacTTAAATATCTAagtttcaaatatcaacatagtcgATGATTgagagataataaaaattattttagtaaaacaaagaagtttttcaaatgaaacaaaaattaatagttatataataaataagatttttttatattacctaataaataaaatatttatgctattgaatacttaaattgagagggttaaacattttcatatgaaaataaaatacacaacaaaaaaatattaagaaaaagtaaaaatatttaaatgtaagacataaaaatatttaattgacatgcATCATTTGAACATTATTGCATAAAAGTaatgataagataaaaagtattttagagATACAAATGAATTTCACGATAAgtcaaacaattagaagaaataaaaaaataatgtgtagtgtgtgtgtgtgtatatatatatatatatatatatatatatatatatatatatatatataaaaggttatTTAATAggctataaatattttaataatttaaacggagaCGAGGATATGGCGGAAATGAGTATGGGGAGAGGAATGGGACGGATATGTACATCTACATATCCATCTATATATCCAATcggaaaaattatatatttttcccatATTCAATCAATGTGAAAATTTTTCGTCAAAACGGGACGAATTTAGCCTATACTTTGTAATCCTATATACGAGGCGAGACCTTATTACCAAAGAAACATGAGGATTAATATCATCAACATTATGTAAATAATGAATGTTTAGAAATAGTCAAAGCAAAAGAAGAATAATTCTATGTCTAAAACAAAATgggaaagttattaattattactttgcCAACTTATTCATCGGTGATCGTCTTAAAAGAAGGCATAGAAAGAAAATTTCCTCGACTTTAACAATAAATGTCccagttattttaataaataaatcaaaacttTTTGAGATGTTGATAGAAAAAATATCCTTAAAAGATGAGTTAATGTTGTTCCTTGACTTTGTGCGGATAAATAATCAAGATTTATTACCTCAACGTGAACTTGCGTTTCTTTTcctttgatatttatatatatggaaaagaagacaataatcagttaacaaattaattaaattaaaagtcaaATAATCAAATGAAATTCAAACTCATATAGAGCTTGAAAgtacaataatttatttgtttataattacGGAAAAGATTAATAAGGTCGATAATGATCTTAAAAGGTCTATAGAGGAGCCTTGgtcttctcaattttttttcctatgcatatataaattagtatataatttttttttttaattttagtatactTTATGTATTTAATACTCCAAAATATTATCTGAACATCTgtcattcataaaattaaaataacaaaatttttattatactaaactTTAGAAGAAAATGATGACTTAGTGATAAAATTGGAAGGAAAGATGAAAGAAGTTGTTGGTTCAACTCTCTTTAttaacaatttgaaaatataagattaatttaatgGGTTTGGAAAGAAAGGTGGGAGAGGTTTTGAGTTCAATTCTCTCCGATATCAAATACTAACCGTTTCTAAAAAAGTATTTgttttatcaaaaatattttatcccaataatagtttgtttgatgaatCTTTACTACAGATAAAATACTTGtttagggaaaaaaaaaaactcatatccAATGTCCTGAGTATTGCATGTGTTGCTTttcaattatgtttaaaatttcactGAAGTAGTACTCTAAAGTGgttgttccttttttttttctttctttagttCTTTTAGGTTTAGTAAATACAGTTATCATTTCACATTTCACATgtgaatattatattatatttatgatattcACATTTAACTCTTTTCAGtgtaatttttcaataattgaaGTTTTTTTAGGTTATATTTGACAGTCCTAGGCCCAATTGAAGACCCTGAGCCCACTGCCCCCACTCCCCACGCAAGAGGTCAACAATCATATTAGTTAGGCCCTTCCCATAAGGCAGGGCAATGACAAAATTTGATGCAATAGTTGTCAACGATAGAATAAATTAACAGAAGTAAATGCACTCAAGAAATTTTGGTGTTCTCATTATGACATACTCCACTTACAAAGTCAAAGAGCACTTGACAAAGTTACTATTAAGTTTCTACAAGTACAGTGTGGAAAAAATTCAGTCAATATTTAGTCTACACGTTAAGTTTTAAGTTATGTAATGATTGATCTGACCTGTTCTTTGTGGAAGCACATAGTAATATAAGAAACCGCGTCCATCTTTTGGAAGAAACAAAAGCAATAGTATCACCACCACTACCTTTCATCTAACCTTAGTGCTTCAACAACTAACATACACTATGGCTTACTTCAACATGATTTTAAGGATGCTCATAAAAAAACGTAAGACCACATCCTACTATGTGCAAAACAATGGCTGTAATTCTATTCATGTTCATTCTCAGTGTTGTTTCACAGAACTTACTGTACATGATGCCACCTACAGTTGCTCTCTCTTTGAGTTCAGAGAGTGACAAGCTGGCTTTACTTGCTTTGAAGCATGAGCTTACCAATGGAGTCGCCAATGCTCTTCCATCGTGGAATAACTCTTTACATTTCTGTGAGTGGCAGGGTGTTACATGCGGACATCGCCACATGAGAGTCTCTGTCTCGCACTTGGAAAATCAAACATGGGGTGGCACTCTTGGACCATCTTTGGGAAATCTAAGCTTCCTCACAACCCTCATTCTTTACAACATCAACTTGTATGGGGAAATTCCCACACAAATTGGACAACTAAAGAGGTTGCAGCTTCTTGATTTGAGCCTCAACAACCTAAATGGTCAGATTCCTATACACCTTACCAACTGCTCTAAACTTGAGGCCATTGGCTTGTTGGAAAATAAACTCACTGGAAAAGTTCCCTCCTGGTTTGGAAGTGGATCCATGACACGGCTAAAAACGTTGTTTCTTGGTACCAATGATCTAGTTGGTACCATCCCACCTTCCTTGGGGAATCTTTCATCCCTTCAATATATCTCAGTTAAAGGAAATCATTTGGTGGGAAGTATACCACATGTTTTGGGTcaattatcaaatttgaaaagaCTGGATCTTGGTTTAAATAGTTTGTCAGGAGTAGTCCCTTATTCTCTTTATAATCTTTCCAGTATTCAAAGTTTTGCTCTCGATGCAAACCAGTTATCTGGGACTTTTCCGTCAAAAATGCAACTTGTTTTTCCAAACCTTAGAGCATTCTTGGTTGGAGGGAACCAGTTCAATG from Vigna unguiculata cultivar IT97K-499-35 chromosome 8, ASM411807v1, whole genome shotgun sequence encodes:
- the LOC114195139 gene encoding probable LRR receptor-like serine/threonine-protein kinase At3g47570, whose product is MAVILFMFLLSVVSQNLVYMMPPTVGLSLSSESDKLALLALKLTNGVANALPSWNNSLHFCEWQGVTCGHRHMRVSVLHLQNQNWGGTLGPSLGNLTFLTTLILSNINMHGEIPTQIGRLKRLQVLHLSHYSLNGQIPVHLSNCSKLEVINLLYNKLNGKLPSSFGLGSMTRLNKLLLGANDLVGTVPPSLGNLSLLQNITVARNHLVGSIPHVLGRLSNLKELNLGLNNLSGVVPDSLYNLSNIQIFVLGVNRLSGTLPSKMQLAFPNLRAFFVGDNQLNGAFPSSISNITGLQAFDISLNGFSGPIPPTLGSLNKLETFSILDNRFGSGSAQDLDFLSSLTNCTQLKILLLGWNEFGGVFPDLIGNFSTNLTSLSMECNQITGKIPEGIGQLIGLTSFVVPNNYLEGSIPDSIGKLKNLVRLVLQENKLSGNIPTAIGNLTMLSELYLHTNRLVGGIPLSLKYCTRMQSFGVSSNNLSGDIPNQTFGNLEGLINLDLSNNSFTGSIPLEIGNLTHLSVLYLNENKLSGEIPAKLAACSALTELMLQINFFRGSIPSFFGSLGSLEILDLSNNNFSSTIPVELQNLTFLHALNLSFNHLYGEVPIGGVFNNVTVISLIGNKDLCGGIPQLNLPACSKLPSKKRKWTCRKKLILIIAIEVGVYLVAFTVFISIYLFRKRPKTPSTSCSPENEYVKVSYGDLHKATNGFSSSNLVGSGGFGSVYNGYLLPFQTPVAVKVLNLETVGASKSFAAECKALGRIMHRNLLNILTCCSSIDYNGKDFKAIVLEFMPNGCLESLLHDKVEPKSRNFNLDLDLVVNIALDVANALDYLHHDSEEAVVHCDIKPSNVLLDDDMVAHLGDFGLARLLHVATGNSSRDQVSSSAIRGTIGYVPPEYGTGCGVSTKGDIYSYGILVLEMMTGRRPTDAMFGEGVSLHKFCQVAIPEGITEIVDSRLVVETGEEGRRVMETEIRECLVDLVRIGVRCCAEKPVERMDIKDVVLELDTIKERLSLSQ